The Nitrospirota bacterium genome has a window encoding:
- the lpxK gene encoding tetraacyldisaccharide 4'-kinase, translating into MNFLEYLYYLGLSAKKFFALKDQKRLPFRVISIGNITLGGTGKTPAAIAVAQEAKKRGFLPIILTRGYKGTAQGPCFVTKGEKPLLTSAQAGDEPLLMAERLEGVAIVKGADRYESGMFAISALSLQPSASELSLSSSPNPQPPTPLFILDDGFQHWKLSRDRDIVLIDSRNPFGNRKLFPVGILREPLTGLNRADVIMITKAEREDAGLIAGIRKYNKHAPIFFSDHRVIAVRSGSGERKPPASLQGRKVFCFCGLADPEAFRATATGSGAEVTGMKAYRDHHRYCQQDVDAVSRECMASGASWILTTEKDFVKLRNLDLPGNILIIEIAFIADRSFYDSVFA; encoded by the coding sequence ATGAATTTCCTCGAATACCTATATTATCTTGGGCTTTCCGCAAAGAAGTTTTTTGCGCTGAAGGACCAAAAGAGATTGCCTTTCAGAGTGATCAGCATCGGCAACATCACGCTGGGCGGGACCGGCAAAACTCCCGCTGCGATCGCTGTAGCGCAAGAGGCGAAAAAGCGGGGATTCCTGCCGATCATTCTTACGCGCGGGTACAAGGGAACTGCTCAGGGACCGTGTTTTGTAACCAAAGGAGAAAAGCCGCTTCTCACTTCGGCGCAGGCTGGTGACGAACCGCTTCTGATGGCAGAGAGGCTCGAAGGAGTAGCTATCGTAAAGGGTGCTGACAGGTATGAATCAGGTATGTTTGCAATCTCAGCTCTTAGCCTTCAGCCTTCAGCTTCGGAACTGAGTTTATCTTCTTCCCCTAATCCCCAACCCCCAACTCCTCTCTTCATTCTCGACGATGGATTCCAGCACTGGAAACTGTCCAGAGACCGGGACATCGTGCTTATTGATTCAAGAAATCCTTTTGGCAACAGGAAACTGTTTCCTGTTGGAATCTTGAGGGAGCCCTTGACCGGACTGAACAGGGCAGATGTCATCATGATCACCAAGGCAGAGCGTGAAGATGCAGGACTTATCGCTGGGATAAGAAAATACAATAAGCATGCTCCGATCTTTTTTTCTGATCATCGTGTTATTGCGGTGAGGTCCGGATCGGGAGAGAGAAAACCGCCTGCTTCCCTGCAAGGCAGAAAGGTCTTCTGTTTTTGCGGCCTGGCAGATCCCGAGGCGTTCAGAGCAACGGCAACAGGTTCAGGCGCAGAAGTGACAGGCATGAAGGCATACCGCGACCATCACCGGTATTGTCAGCAGGACGTTGATGCTGTCAGCAGAGAATGTATGGCATCAGGCGCATCCTGGATCCTTACCACAGAGAAAGATTTTGTTAAGCTCAGAAATCTTGATTTGCCGGGAAATATTCTTATAATAGAAATTGCATTCATTGCAGACCGGTCTTTTTATGACAGCGTGTTTGCATAA
- a CDS encoding sigma-54-dependent Fis family transcriptional regulator, giving the protein MDKKILIIDDDESIIWVVKKALEPAGYKISSRTRLASGLRAAEDQPPVILLDLILPDGNGLDGLRELRASHPDTIVIMITANAMMDSTISAMKEGAYDYLEKPFDIEELKILVDKAFKDLALRQELRELKKAAFETEAPQMVGKSPKMLKIFKDIGRVASKDITVLITGESGTGKELVAKAIHLNSRRSTGPFVAINAASIPRDLLESELFGYKKGAFTGAVRDKTGRIEAADGGTLFLDEIGEMEQNLQAKLLRFLQEKEFNPLGSNNTIKADVRIIGATNRDLAEAVSQGRFREDLYYRFNVVQIKVPPLRERKEDVPLLIKRFLQEAVEKLETGEKELSRETKAFLEKYDWPGNVRELENVIKRACVLSTGTIIEKKDLLIEEANSYSIKDFLEEKLKRYLKDMAKITNFNLYDTVLSEVEKALISIVLKETNGNQLKTARLLGINRNTLRTKIKGYKIKT; this is encoded by the coding sequence ATGGATAAGAAGATCCTCATCATAGACGACGACGAAAGCATCATCTGGGTGGTTAAAAAAGCGCTGGAGCCGGCAGGATATAAGATCAGCTCGCGGACCAGGCTCGCATCAGGTCTTCGGGCTGCCGAGGATCAGCCCCCGGTCATTCTGCTTGACCTCATCCTGCCTGACGGCAACGGCCTTGACGGCCTGCGCGAACTGAGGGCATCGCATCCGGACACGATCGTGATCATGATAACGGCAAACGCCATGATGGACAGCACGATCAGCGCCATGAAGGAAGGCGCATATGATTATCTCGAAAAACCCTTTGACATCGAAGAGCTTAAGATCCTGGTGGACAAGGCATTCAAGGATCTTGCCCTGCGGCAGGAACTGAGGGAGCTCAAGAAAGCTGCCTTTGAGACCGAAGCGCCGCAGATGGTCGGCAAAAGTCCGAAGATGCTGAAGATATTCAAGGATATCGGCAGGGTGGCGTCAAAAGATATTACGGTCCTGATCACCGGCGAAAGCGGCACCGGCAAGGAACTGGTGGCCAAGGCCATCCACCTGAACAGCAGACGTTCAACCGGGCCCTTTGTGGCCATTAATGCTGCATCGATCCCCAGGGATCTGCTCGAATCAGAGCTGTTCGGGTATAAAAAAGGGGCCTTTACCGGTGCTGTCCGTGACAAGACCGGCAGGATCGAAGCGGCCGATGGGGGCACGCTCTTCCTTGACGAAATCGGTGAAATGGAGCAGAACCTCCAGGCAAAACTGCTCCGTTTTCTTCAGGAGAAGGAGTTCAATCCCCTTGGGAGCAATAATACTATCAAGGCCGATGTCCGTATTATCGGTGCAACGAACAGAGATCTTGCCGAGGCAGTCAGTCAGGGCCGTTTTCGCGAGGACCTCTATTACCGCTTCAATGTCGTTCAGATCAAGGTGCCGCCGCTCAGAGAGAGAAAAGAGGACGTCCCTCTGCTGATAAAACGCTTTCTGCAGGAAGCGGTTGAAAAGCTGGAGACCGGGGAAAAGGAACTATCCAGGGAAACAAAGGCCTTTCTTGAAAAATATGATTGGCCCGGCAATGTGCGCGAACTTGAAAATGTGATCAAGCGGGCCTGCGTGCTTTCGACCGGCACGATCATCGAGAAAAAAGACCTGCTTATCGAAGAGGCAAATTCTTACTCCATAAAGGATTTTCTCGAGGAGAAGCTGAAGCGGTATCTCAAGGACATGGCAAAGATCACGAATTTCAATCTGTACGACACGGTCCTCTCTGAGGTGGAAAAAGCGCTTATCTCCATCGTCCTGAAAGAAACGAACGGCAACCAGCTCAAGACAGCGAGACTGCTTGGCATTAACCGCAACACGCTCAGGACCAAGATCAAGGGATACAAGATCAAGACCTGA
- the lpxB gene encoding lipid-A-disaccharide synthase has protein sequence MPETVMIVAGETSGELYGALLAEALKKKVPHIRIIGIGGERMQAAGVELLSGIASAFGLAEALSSIKALKETFRKASEAFQHYRPSVVVLIDYPDFNLRLAAEAQKQDIPVLYYVSPQVWAWRKGRVKKIAKLVDRMAVLLPFEEQIYRDSGLDAEFVGHPILDEMRQLQSDRKTMKTELGLDPDMQLISLLPGSRPHELERLLPLLLDTVRQARSDLPEAQYCLPFAPNTDLIQHKALIDALQHEGVKINKGKSLKTLAASDYAVIASGTATLQAVLLGLPLVVVYKVFPLTFWLARRIIRVKYASLVNILSGREVVRELLQKEATVENIMLELKRMMSDPAYRSQMLKTYDEVREIFSEKHASDRVSDMVMEMAGWKK, from the coding sequence ATGCCTGAAACGGTCATGATCGTTGCAGGTGAGACCTCAGGGGAGCTCTACGGAGCGCTCCTTGCAGAGGCCCTGAAAAAGAAGGTCCCGCATATCAGGATCATCGGCATCGGCGGCGAAAGGATGCAGGCTGCCGGGGTTGAACTGCTCTCCGGCATAGCAAGCGCCTTTGGCCTTGCCGAGGCACTCTCTTCCATAAAGGCACTGAAAGAGACATTCAGAAAAGCTTCAGAGGCGTTTCAGCACTACCGCCCTTCAGTTGTTGTTCTTATCGACTACCCTGACTTCAATCTCCGTCTTGCAGCAGAGGCACAAAAGCAGGATATCCCGGTCCTTTATTACGTGAGTCCTCAGGTATGGGCATGGCGGAAGGGTAGGGTGAAGAAGATCGCTAAACTCGTTGACCGGATGGCAGTTCTCCTTCCCTTTGAGGAGCAGATCTATCGTGATTCCGGTCTCGATGCAGAGTTTGTGGGACACCCGATCCTTGACGAGATGAGGCAGTTGCAGTCGGACAGGAAGACAATGAAAACAGAGCTGGGCCTTGATCCTGATATGCAGCTCATATCTCTTCTTCCGGGAAGCAGGCCCCATGAACTGGAAAGGCTTCTTCCCCTGCTCCTTGATACGGTAAGACAGGCCAGATCGGATCTGCCCGAAGCTCAGTATTGCCTGCCCTTTGCTCCGAACACGGACCTGATACAGCATAAGGCCCTTATCGACGCCTTGCAGCATGAAGGCGTGAAGATCAATAAAGGCAAGTCGCTGAAGACCCTTGCTGCCTCAGATTATGCGGTTATTGCCTCGGGTACGGCAACGCTTCAGGCAGTGCTTCTCGGGCTTCCGCTTGTTGTTGTCTATAAGGTTTTTCCGCTCACCTTCTGGCTTGCCCGGCGCATCATCAGGGTGAAATACGCATCTCTCGTCAATATCCTTTCCGGTCGCGAGGTTGTCAGGGAACTCCTCCAGAAAGAGGCGACCGTTGAAAATATCATGCTTGAGCTGAAGCGCATGATGAGCGATCCTGCATACCGGTCGCAGATGCTGAAGACCTATGATGAGGTGCGGGAGATATTTTCTGAAAAGCATGCGTCTGACCGGGTGTCTGACATGGTCATGGAGATGGCCGGCTGGAAGAAGTAA
- a CDS encoding 6-phosphofructokinase, which yields MKKEVVAIVVGGGPAPGINGVISAATIEAINEGKEVIGIFGGFKSLFAGDKNCAIPLSIEDVSRIHTAGGSILRTSRDPADIAKAKFPVLLKTLKTLKVRYLITIGGDGTAFMARWIERESRGKVSVVHVPKTIDNDLTLPGGRSSFGYHTARHWGVEIVKNIMEDARTTGRWYFISTMGRNAGHLALGIGKAVGATITLIPEEFTENRIPFQKISDILEGAIIKRLAHGKDHGIAVLAEGISAKVDELELRACDDIKCDEVGRMRLSEIQLGRIMSDMVKKSLGARGVHMTIVHKTIGYELRAADPVPYDIEYTRNLGYGAVRFLLSGGTGAMITLDEGRLRPVSFVEMTDSATGKTKVRLVDITSESYEVGRKYMIRLEKEDFNTGNVEVLAKTAKLSVADFKKRFEYLMK from the coding sequence ATGAAAAAAGAGGTTGTGGCTATTGTTGTCGGCGGCGGCCCTGCGCCCGGTATCAACGGGGTCATCAGTGCGGCGACCATTGAGGCGATTAATGAAGGCAAAGAGGTCATCGGCATTTTCGGAGGCTTTAAGAGCCTTTTTGCGGGCGATAAGAATTGTGCCATACCCCTTAGCATCGAGGATGTGTCAAGGATCCATACTGCGGGCGGCTCGATCCTCAGGACATCCCGCGACCCTGCTGACATTGCGAAAGCCAAATTCCCGGTCCTGCTCAAGACCCTGAAGACCCTGAAGGTCCGATATCTCATAACGATCGGCGGTGACGGCACCGCATTTATGGCACGCTGGATCGAACGGGAGTCGCGGGGCAAGGTCTCTGTTGTCCATGTGCCCAAGACGATTGATAACGACCTCACCCTTCCGGGCGGCCGGTCATCCTTTGGCTATCACACGGCGCGCCACTGGGGCGTAGAGATCGTGAAGAATATCATGGAGGATGCCAGAACCACGGGCAGATGGTATTTCATCTCTACCATGGGAAGGAACGCCGGTCACCTTGCACTGGGTATCGGCAAGGCAGTTGGCGCCACGATCACTCTTATCCCTGAAGAATTCACTGAAAACAGGATCCCCTTTCAGAAGATCTCCGATATCCTTGAGGGTGCTATTATCAAGAGGCTTGCCCATGGCAAGGATCATGGCATAGCGGTACTGGCTGAAGGTATTTCAGCAAAGGTTGACGAACTGGAACTCAGGGCCTGCGACGATATCAAATGTGATGAGGTCGGCAGAATGAGGCTCTCGGAGATCCAGCTTGGCAGAATTATGAGTGACATGGTGAAGAAGAGCCTTGGCGCAAGAGGTGTGCATATGACCATTGTCCACAAGACCATAGGCTATGAACTGCGGGCGGCAGACCCAGTGCCCTATGATATCGAGTACACGCGTAACCTCGGGTACGGCGCTGTCCGGTTTCTGCTTAGTGGAGGGACCGGTGCCATGATAACCCTTGATGAAGGCAGGCTCAGGCCTGTATCTTTTGTCGAAATGACAGACTCTGCAACCGGCAAGACAAAGGTGCGGCTCGTTGATATAACGTCAGAGTCCTATGAGGTCGGAAGAAAATATATGATACGCCTCGAAAAAGAGGACTTCAATACCGGGAATGTCGAGGTGCTGGCAAAGACCGCAAAGCTGTCCGTTGCTGATTTCAAAAAACGCTTCGAATATCTCATGAAATAA
- a CDS encoding 3-deoxy-D-manno-octulosonic acid transferase — protein sequence MFLIYSILYTMALLILFMPEYLKRPSDLRRKWLRDKFGFFDLVRITHHSSPIWIHAVSVGEVNAAIPFLTKLKAAYPAIPVILSTITDTGQKVARQKTPEGTHIVYLPFDLRSILTRCFEKIRPRLFIVVETELWPNLFRVAAERTIPVIILNGRISEKSSKGYRRVSFFMKEVLDHVTLFCMQSGPDADRIKAIGAEGNKVQVLGNFKFDMDISLHIPSWMKEVQGHVIVAGSTHAGEEQIIIDAYRENVYLFPGLKLIIAPRHPERFAEAEEVIRKSDMRYAKRSELEAAGGEAQSNKFNIMLLDTVGELTAVYSIADIAIMGKSIEGRGGQNPLEPAYWGKPIICGEHMENFPFIKDFYAAGAAFQVTPAGLAKKIKELLMQPEKARSAGEKARALYLKNSGAVDRAMKIVDGFVQSTSE from the coding sequence ATGTTCCTGATATACAGCATTCTTTACACAATGGCTCTTCTGATCCTGTTCATGCCGGAGTATCTGAAACGGCCCTCTGATCTGCGCAGGAAATGGCTCCGCGACAAGTTCGGGTTTTTTGACCTAGTACGCATTACGCATCACTCATCACCTATCTGGATCCATGCTGTCTCGGTCGGTGAAGTTAATGCGGCAATTCCCTTTCTGACGAAACTGAAGGCGGCATATCCGGCAATCCCTGTCATCCTGTCTACCATCACTGATACCGGGCAGAAGGTCGCGAGACAAAAGACTCCTGAGGGCACTCATATTGTCTACCTTCCCTTTGACCTGAGATCGATCCTTACGCGGTGTTTTGAAAAGATCAGGCCGAGGCTGTTCATTGTTGTGGAGACAGAACTCTGGCCGAACCTATTCAGGGTTGCAGCTGAAAGGACCATCCCGGTCATTATCCTGAACGGACGGATATCGGAGAAGTCCTCAAAGGGATACCGGCGGGTATCCTTTTTCATGAAGGAGGTTTTGGATCATGTTACGCTCTTTTGCATGCAGAGCGGTCCGGATGCCGACAGGATCAAGGCTATCGGCGCAGAAGGGAACAAAGTGCAGGTGCTCGGCAATTTCAAGTTTGATATGGACATCTCGCTGCATATCCCGTCCTGGATGAAAGAGGTGCAGGGTCACGTTATCGTTGCAGGAAGCACACATGCAGGCGAGGAGCAGATAATCATTGATGCATACCGGGAGAACGTCTATCTCTTTCCCGGGCTGAAACTTATTATTGCGCCGCGTCACCCTGAACGCTTTGCAGAGGCAGAAGAGGTGATCAGGAAATCCGACATGAGATATGCCAAACGGTCGGAACTGGAAGCAGCGGGAGGGGAGGCGCAGTCAAATAAATTCAATATAATGCTGCTTGATACGGTGGGTGAGCTGACCGCTGTGTACAGCATCGCTGATATCGCGATCATGGGCAAAAGCATCGAAGGTCGCGGCGGCCAGAACCCGCTTGAGCCTGCATATTGGGGAAAGCCGATCATCTGCGGAGAGCATATGGAGAACTTTCCCTTTATTAAAGATTTTTATGCTGCAGGAGCGGCCTTTCAGGTTACCCCGGCCGGTCTTGCGAAAAAGATCAAGGAACTCCTCATGCAGCCGGAAAAGGCAAGGTCAGCAGGAGAAAAAGCGCGTGCCCTGTATCTGAAAAACTCCGGAGCTGTTGACCGTGCAATGAAGATTGTGGATGGTTTTGTGCAGTCCACTTCAGAATAA
- a CDS encoding YjbQ family protein, translated as MVRYINVKSKTRTEFVDVTEKIQEAVKEAGISNGICYLFVPHTTAGITINEGADPSVQRDIQTYLNRVIPFEGDYHHREGNSSAHIKAAVVGVSSHVFVEEGKLVLGTWQSIFFCEFDGPRHRRVALKFTTSDRKQA; from the coding sequence GTGGTCAGGTATATAAACGTAAAGAGCAAGACAAGAACCGAGTTTGTCGACGTTACGGAAAAGATACAGGAGGCGGTCAAGGAAGCAGGCATTTCTAACGGTATCTGCTATCTCTTTGTGCCGCATACTACAGCGGGTATTACGATCAATGAGGGGGCTGATCCCTCTGTGCAGCGCGATATCCAGACCTATCTGAACAGGGTCATACCGTTTGAGGGTGACTATCATCACCGCGAGGGCAACTCATCAGCGCATATCAAGGCAGCGGTGGTCGGCGTTTCCAGTCATGTTTTTGTTGAAGAAGGCAAGCTTGTGTTAGGCACCTGGCAGTCCATCTTTTTCTGCGAGTTCGATGGGCCGAGACATAGAAGGGTTGCGCTCAAGTTCACCACCAGCGACAGGAAGCAGGCATAG
- a CDS encoding DUF2207 domain-containing protein, whose product MIRKVFVAVFLFLILIVIVGLLGLLGLGKRINAPGLDILVSRMVGEHRQGSGPLPDTTLPWNIEGIAGTWKGVSDLDGTAWQFTFEKNFAVRISSSSGYASQGTAFVHWKLGLTDGLVRVPPGWAPLDVDIIDSTEPRHRNSSSLGAFSLKGKVLQYCFNEPGRLVRPINDLSHDGIRCFDLSRGEAEVKSPASKTPAPLIAPLPEAGPGSSADRKVPGSVTNFHANILIQSDGNIHVRETMLVLTGGATFEQKEGALLTGIYRAIGGRVQGQHAYYRLMGFEMKGAALDGQPIPYRVKTSGRWYTHYVFLGPERLTLTPGTHEFTIEYVVDRHIRFLPDHDELFWWVFGEGMHGWAGSVGTIGVTVLLPYGTSGVIASLEDHSWNAGTGKIPELLRQAAASESANVLHYEKVISKKHPYLSVVVSMPKGAVSGPDLDQRVIFFFRDMSAYWAGLIGLTVFFTYYLFAWVRVGRDPEASSIVPRYRPPAGCSPAIARRLVTMGYDRTAFSAALLDLAAAGLVRLTSRAGRYFVERTDKQAVGLAPDEASLLDALFKSSSNSAHQRSRQELDAIMIHRAYRAHRRSLWRLVNRRFFTRNLLHVIPAFLISLVVAAINAEIVDIGGTYIRELTALGLWTLLTGFITRFLMRKKVLELKKPSKVVYLAALFPLVLYAVAVVVSQSVEVFNIMKFMFFAPLFVMMTGHVVFLFLLRAPTELGRRMLDEIEGFRVFLAATEGDRLDRMHPPEKTPALFQAYMPYALALGVENRWSEQFSGQIDETYTLPPLDLFLAAIARLFTSKE is encoded by the coding sequence ATGATCCGTAAAGTCTTTGTCGCGGTGTTCCTGTTCCTCATCCTGATCGTTATCGTCGGTCTGCTCGGTCTGCTCGGTCTCGGTAAGCGGATCAATGCTCCGGGCCTTGATATTCTGGTATCCCGTATGGTTGGCGAGCATCGCCAGGGAAGCGGCCCCTTGCCTGATACGACATTGCCGTGGAATATCGAGGGGATCGCAGGAACGTGGAAAGGTGTCAGCGATCTGGACGGGACTGCCTGGCAGTTCACCTTTGAAAAAAACTTTGCGGTCCGGATATCCAGTTCTTCAGGATATGCGAGTCAGGGGACCGCATTTGTCCACTGGAAACTGGGTCTTACGGACGGATTGGTCAGGGTGCCGCCCGGCTGGGCGCCCCTTGATGTTGATATCATTGACTCAACAGAACCCCGCCATAGAAACAGCTCCTCGTTGGGCGCCTTTTCGCTCAAGGGAAAGGTGCTTCAATACTGTTTCAATGAGCCCGGCAGGCTGGTGCGACCGATCAATGACCTTTCGCATGACGGCATCCGCTGTTTTGATCTCTCCCGTGGAGAGGCTGAAGTGAAAAGCCCTGCATCGAAAACGCCGGCTCCTTTGATCGCGCCGCTGCCGGAAGCAGGTCCCGGATCTTCTGCTGATAGGAAGGTCCCTGGCAGTGTTACGAACTTCCATGCCAACATCCTCATCCAGTCGGATGGAAATATCCATGTCAGGGAGACGATGCTGGTCCTGACAGGCGGTGCGACATTCGAGCAGAAAGAGGGTGCGCTGCTTACCGGCATTTACCGGGCCATTGGCGGACGCGTCCAGGGACAGCATGCGTATTACCGGCTGATGGGATTTGAGATGAAGGGTGCTGCTCTCGACGGCCAGCCGATACCCTATAGGGTTAAGACCTCTGGCCGCTGGTACACCCATTATGTTTTTCTCGGACCGGAGCGGCTTACCCTCACACCAGGGACCCATGAGTTTACGATTGAGTATGTGGTGGACCGTCATATCAGATTCCTTCCCGATCACGATGAGCTCTTCTGGTGGGTCTTTGGCGAGGGCATGCACGGCTGGGCCGGATCGGTCGGCACGATTGGCGTTACGGTTCTTCTTCCCTACGGGACTTCCGGCGTCATCGCCAGTCTTGAAGATCACTCCTGGAATGCCGGCACAGGGAAGATACCGGAACTCCTCAGACAGGCTGCAGCCTCTGAATCTGCAAATGTCCTGCACTATGAGAAGGTCATCTCGAAGAAGCACCCCTACCTCTCGGTCGTGGTGAGCATGCCTAAAGGTGCGGTCAGCGGGCCTGATCTGGACCAGCGCGTGATTTTCTTTTTTCGCGACATGAGCGCCTATTGGGCAGGACTGATCGGGCTGACCGTATTCTTCACATACTATCTTTTTGCCTGGGTACGCGTCGGCAGAGACCCGGAGGCATCTTCGATCGTGCCGCGTTACAGGCCTCCGGCAGGGTGTTCACCAGCCATTGCCCGCCGCCTGGTCACGATGGGCTATGACCGTACCGCCTTTTCTGCGGCACTGCTTGATCTGGCAGCAGCGGGTCTGGTCAGGCTCACGTCTCGGGCAGGACGGTATTTTGTGGAGAGAACAGACAAGCAGGCTGTCGGCCTTGCTCCGGATGAGGCAAGCCTCCTTGACGCGCTATTTAAGAGTTCATCCAACAGCGCTCATCAACGGAGCAGGCAGGAGCTTGATGCCATTATGATCCACCGGGCTTATCGTGCGCACCGCCGCTCTCTCTGGCGGTTGGTGAACAGACGGTTCTTTACGCGGAATTTGCTCCATGTCATACCCGCCTTCCTGATCTCGCTCGTTGTTGCTGCGATCAATGCGGAGATCGTTGACATAGGAGGAACGTATATCAGGGAGTTGACCGCTCTTGGTCTCTGGACACTGTTGACCGGATTCATCACACGCTTTCTCATGAGAAAAAAAGTCCTCGAACTGAAGAAGCCTTCCAAGGTCGTCTATCTTGCAGCCCTTTTCCCTCTTGTGCTCTATGCTGTTGCTGTTGTGGTCAGTCAAAGTGTTGAGGTCTTCAATATCATGAAGTTTATGTTCTTTGCGCCGCTTTTCGTGATGATGACAGGCCATGTGGTCTTTCTCTTTCTGCTCAGAGCCCCAACAGAGTTGGGCAGGAGGATGCTTGATGAGATTGAGGGCTTCAGGGTCTTTCTCGCAGCAACCGAGGGAGACCGGCTCGACCGGATGCATCCGCCCGAAAAGACGCCTGCCCTGTTCCAGGCCTATATGCCGTATGCGCTTGCGCTCGGCGTAGAGAATCGCTGGTCAGAACAGTTCTCAGGGCAGATCGATGAGACTTACACACTTCCACCGCTCGATCTTTTTCTGGCAGCGATCGCACGATTATTTACGAGCAAAGAATAG
- a CDS encoding PAS domain-containing protein — protein sequence MFSFESIIHNLKETIILFDKKSRMTFINKSGEELFGKSSRDIVGKKLSQLFRGEKKISPLIRKSIDEERSFRGKSVSIYMARQMNIDFSLSPFYVQDRVEGAALSLSENIPLAEGEDHDHEALVFLLGSISHEIKNPLGGIKGAAQLLVQRTKDSSLAEYADLIVRETDRLNAILQDYLTICRKPSFQAVNIHEVVEKTVAILSVPIEKAGIRIRRLYDPSLPVILGDESKLLQVFLNIIKNALESMKKGGLLEISTGPSKELFGEHGKIKRMALITIRDTGKGMTEEDLQKIFLPFYTKKKGGTGIGLALSKKIMKDHGGMISVTSQKGKGTMFSLYLPFREA from the coding sequence ATGTTTTCTTTTGAATCAATCATTCATAACCTTAAAGAGACCATCATTCTTTTTGACAAAAAAAGCAGGATGACATTTATCAATAAAAGCGGCGAAGAGCTCTTCGGCAAGAGCTCCAGGGATATTGTCGGCAAAAAACTGAGCCAGCTCTTTCGGGGTGAAAAGAAGATATCGCCGCTCATCAGGAAGAGCATCGACGAAGAACGCTCCTTCAGGGGGAAGTCGGTCAGCATTTACATGGCAAGACAGATGAACATTGATTTCAGCCTCTCACCCTTTTATGTCCAGGACCGGGTCGAAGGGGCAGCCCTTTCGCTGTCCGAGAATATACCGCTTGCCGAAGGTGAGGATCATGACCACGAGGCACTGGTATTTCTGCTCGGCTCCATATCTCATGAGATAAAAAATCCCCTCGGCGGCATAAAGGGCGCTGCGCAACTTCTCGTTCAGAGAACAAAAGACTCATCCCTTGCTGAATACGCTGACCTCATCGTCAGAGAAACCGACCGGCTGAATGCTATCCTCCAGGACTATCTCACCATATGCAGAAAGCCTTCCTTCCAGGCGGTCAATATCCACGAAGTCGTCGAAAAAACCGTTGCGATCCTCTCTGTTCCGATCGAAAAGGCCGGTATCAGGATCAGGAGGCTCTACGATCCCAGCCTCCCGGTTATCCTCGGCGATGAGTCAAAGCTCCTTCAGGTTTTTCTGAACATCATCAAGAATGCGCTGGAATCGATGAAGAAAGGTGGGTTGCTTGAAATATCCACCGGTCCCTCAAAGGAGCTCTTTGGTGAACACGGGAAGATAAAACGCATGGCTCTGATAACCATCAGGGATACGGGAAAAGGCATGACAGAAGAGGATCTGCAAAAGATCTTCCTGCCGTTTTACACAAAGAAAAAAGGCGGTACCGGCATAGGGCTCGCCCTCTCGAAGAAGATCATGAAAGATCACGGCGGCATGATCTCGGTCACGAGCCAGAAAGGCAAGGGCACTATGTTCTCGCTGTATCTGCCCTTCCGGGAAGCCTGA